A single window of Ischnura elegans chromosome 8, ioIscEleg1.1, whole genome shotgun sequence DNA harbors:
- the LOC124163445 gene encoding uncharacterized protein LOC124163445, whose product MDSMYLCRLCLCRSESFIDVFGENIGLGFNVETAIRDLLQFDVVKVEGVPSLACYKCIKDLNHFRIFKSRCLDSKITFEKRLRLRERSPRARESGAASASEAYEGNLARGGKRLERSSVTSEGICRRRLNSEEGSDVVSASGEVRVKQEDNVCEEEVSIPLDIVKIEHDIGPASRDEQGLYGEESAAVGDLGQSSSHEEWGLNDNAEDYSAPEGGSEVSFPEETSGIGGSGIVLLKTESIAEMSTHDTEEFVEMSSMDGSVNADPLPDKYTREELKCALDEVKAGGAIRVVGRAYGIPESTIRGHLAQERLTKQDVKKTLALNSKRKRQSGSHRGTKDSESREDRKKLRSPDKARSKPVNHVIGSSPPSDGLERFGHFLERLLSGESQKKPSQVKSEKVSSRKTLYEGESSKRKHQYTENQMMQAINAALAGRPIRQVGREMGIAESTIRLRMKRMREDDS is encoded by the exons ATGGATTCAATGTATTTATGTAGGCTTTGCCTATGCAGAAGTGAGAGCTTTATCGACGTATTTGGAGAAAATATTGGCCTCGGTTTCAATGTGGAAACGGCGATCAGAGATTTATTGCaatttgat GTCGTGAAGGTGGAAGGGGTACCTTCTCTTGCCTGTTATAAGTGCATTAAGGATTTGAATCATTTTCGGATCTTTAAAAGTCGTTGTTTGGATTCAAAGATTACATTCGAGAAGAGACTTCGACTTAGGGAGAGAAGCCCTCGTGCTCGTGAATCT GGAGCAGCCTCTGCTTCTGAAGCATATGAAGGCAATTTGGCTAGAGGTGGGAAGAGATTGGAAAGAAGTAGTGTAACTTCAGAGGGAATATGTAGACGGAGACTTAATTCTGAAGAAGGCTCAGATGTGGTGAGTGCGTCAGGTGAAGTGAGAGTGAAACAGGAAGATAATGTTTGTGAAGAAGAAGTCAGTATCCCCTTGGACATAGTGAAGATTGAGCATGATATTGGGCCAGCATCACGGGATGAACAAGGATTGTATGGTGAG GAATCTGCAGCTGTGGGTGACTTAGGTCAAAGTTCGTCTCACGAAGAATGGGGCCTAAATGACAATGCCGAGGACTATAGTGCACCAGAAGGTGGAAGTGAGGTCTCATTTCCAGAAGAAACATCTGGAATTGGTGGTTCTGGAATAGTTCTACTCAAGACTGAAAGCATTGCAGAGATGTCCACTCACGACACTGAAGAATTTGTGGAG ATGTCTTCAATGGATGGCTCTGTGAATGCAGACCCACTGCCAGACAAATACACAAGGGAAGAGCTGAAATGTGCCCTGGATGAGGTCAAAGCTGGAGGTGCTATCCGTGTTGTTGGCAGAGCTTACGGCATTCCCGAGTCAACGATACGGGGACACCTCGCCCAGGAACGGCTTACTAAGCAAGATGTGAAGAAAACCTTAGCTCTCAATTCAAAGCGGAAGAGGCAATCTGGCTCCCATCGTGGTACTAAGGATTCTGAGAGTCGTGAGGATCGGAAGAAACTTCGCAGTCCCGATAAGGCAAGGAGTAAACCAGTTAACCATGTGATTGGATCGTCACCGCCTTCAGATGGCCTCGAGCGGTTTGGTCATTTCCTCGAGAGACTTCTCTCTGGTGAAAGTCAGAAGAAACCGAGCCAAGTAAAATCGGAGAAGGTCAGCAGTAGGAAAACACTTTATGAGGGG GAGAGCTCTAAGAGGAAGCATCAGTACACGGAGAATCAAATGATGCAGGCTATCAATGCAGCCTTGGCTGGAAGACCAATCAGGCAGGTGGGACGGGAGATGGGCATAGCCGAGTCAACCATTCGCTTGCGGATGAAAAGAATGA